The proteins below are encoded in one region of Ephemeroptericola cinctiostellae:
- a CDS encoding EamA family transporter: protein MNLPLNALLLILLGALCHATWNVYSKRAATKDVSPTAFIWAGNVVSLIVFAPLAVHSLWHDAHTWSPWVWCLITLSATLHQLYSVLLQQGYRHADYGVVYPLARGSGALFASLLAIVLLSEWPQARQWLGLGLIITGIFVVAGMRSLLQAMSQPTKDARLFSGLRYGVAIGGLIALYTVVDGFAVKRLALPALTYYWSGILVRTLLISPWALRHPKGLSLWRHIIALTWAAPYRRSIVVVGLLSPLAYWLALLAAQRAPVSFVAPLREVSMLFAMLLGAWLLKEKQPMSRIIGALLMVAGISFLI, encoded by the coding sequence ATGAATTTACCTCTGAATGCTTTGTTATTGATTCTTCTTGGCGCGCTGTGCCATGCCACTTGGAACGTCTACTCCAAACGCGCAGCGACCAAAGACGTTTCACCGACAGCGTTCATTTGGGCAGGCAATGTGGTGAGTTTAATTGTTTTTGCCCCTTTGGCTGTGCACAGCCTGTGGCATGATGCGCACACATGGTCGCCATGGGTGTGGTGTTTGATCACACTGTCCGCAACATTGCATCAGCTGTACTCGGTTTTACTGCAACAGGGCTATCGTCATGCGGATTATGGTGTGGTGTATCCATTGGCTCGGGGCTCGGGTGCACTGTTCGCCAGTTTATTGGCCATTGTGCTGCTGTCCGAGTGGCCTCAGGCGCGTCAATGGCTGGGGTTGGGGCTGATCATCACAGGAATTTTTGTGGTGGCGGGGATGCGCTCCTTGCTACAAGCCATGAGCCAACCCACAAAAGATGCACGTTTGTTCAGCGGTTTGCGTTACGGCGTGGCCATTGGTGGCTTGATCGCTTTGTATACCGTGGTGGATGGTTTTGCGGTCAAACGCTTGGCTTTACCTGCTTTGACCTACTATTGGAGTGGCATTTTGGTGCGCACGCTGTTGATCAGCCCGTGGGCTTTGCGGCATCCGAAGGGGCTGTCTTTATGGCGGCACATCATCGCGCTCACATGGGCAGCCCCTTATCGCCGCAGCATTGTCGTCGTTGGCCTCCTTTCGCCGCTGGCGTATTGGCTGGCTTTGCTCGCGGCACAACGTGCACCCGTGTCGTTCGTCGCCCCATTGCGCGAGGTCTCGATGCTGTTTGCCATGCTGTTGGGGGCTTGGCTGCTGAAAGAGAAACAACCCATGAGCCGCATTATTGGTGCATTACTGATGGTGGCGGGCATTTCTTTTTTAATTTAA
- the tdh gene encoding L-threonine 3-dehydrogenase encodes MKALAKLTRDTGLTLTDLPMPEVGHNDLLIKITKTAICGTDMHIWNWDEWAQKTIPVPMQVGHEYIGTVASMGQEVQGFTIGQRVSGEGHITCGYCRNCRAGRRHLCRNTVGVGVNRAGAFAEYLVIPAFNAFPIPDEISDDLAAIFDPFGNAVHTALSFNLIGEDVLITGAGPIGIMAVAIAKHVGARHVVITDVNDYRLDLARQMGATRAVNVLNQDLKTVMAELNMHEGFDVGLEMSGNPSAFRQMLEQMNHGGKIALLGIPPSNTAIDWNQVIFKGLEIKGVYGREMFETWYKMVALIQSGLDISALITHHFKIDDFEQGFNAMNSGQSGKVILDWQ; translated from the coding sequence ATGAAAGCCCTCGCAAAACTCACCCGAGACACAGGCCTCACCCTCACCGACTTACCCATGCCCGAAGTCGGTCACAACGACTTGCTCATCAAAATCACCAAAACCGCCATTTGTGGCACAGACATGCACATCTGGAATTGGGATGAGTGGGCGCAAAAGACCATTCCCGTCCCCATGCAAGTCGGCCATGAATACATTGGCACGGTGGCGTCAATGGGACAAGAAGTACAAGGTTTCACCATCGGTCAACGGGTTTCAGGAGAAGGCCATATCACATGCGGCTATTGCCGCAATTGCCGTGCGGGACGACGACACCTGTGCCGCAATACGGTGGGCGTGGGCGTGAATCGTGCAGGGGCTTTTGCCGAATATTTGGTGATTCCTGCTTTTAATGCATTTCCGATTCCCGATGAAATCTCCGATGATTTGGCAGCCATTTTTGACCCCTTTGGCAATGCGGTGCACACGGCTTTGTCCTTCAACCTGATTGGCGAAGATGTCCTGATTACGGGCGCGGGGCCGATTGGCATCATGGCGGTGGCGATTGCCAAACACGTGGGTGCACGCCACGTCGTCATCACCGATGTCAACGATTACCGTCTTGATTTGGCACGACAAATGGGTGCAACGCGCGCTGTCAATGTGCTCAATCAAGATTTGAAAACCGTGATGGCCGAGTTGAACATGCACGAGGGCTTTGACGTCGGACTGGAAATGTCAGGCAACCCTTCCGCTTTCCGCCAAATGCTTGAACAAATGAACCACGGTGGCAAAATTGCGTTACTGGGCATTCCGCCATCGAATACCGCCATTGACTGGAATCAAGTGATTTTCAAAGGGCTGGAGATCAAAGGCGTATACGGTCGTGAAATGTTTGAAACGTGGTACAAAATGGTGGCTTTGATTCAATCGGGGCTGGACATCAGTGCATTAATCACCCACCACTTCAAAATCGACGATTTCGAACAGGGATTTAATGCAATGAATTCAGGGCAAAGCGGTAAAGTGATTTTGGATTGGCAATAA
- a CDS encoding DHCW motif cupin fold protein, with translation MNLNNIPFGTTDWSTIPVTEHTGDTGVAHWRTQQFDVIRVRMVEYSAGYVADHWCSKGHVLLCLSGELHTELDDGRTFTLTAGMSYQVADHAEAHRSSTPSGATLFIVD, from the coding sequence ATGAATTTAAACAACATCCCCTTCGGCACAACGGACTGGTCGACGATTCCCGTCACAGAGCACACAGGCGACACAGGCGTGGCACATTGGCGCACCCAGCAATTTGACGTGATTCGTGTGCGCATGGTCGAGTACAGCGCGGGTTATGTGGCCGATCACTGGTGCAGCAAAGGGCATGTTTTACTCTGTCTGAGCGGTGAATTGCACACTGAGCTGGACGATGGCCGTACGTTTACATTAACAGCGGGCATGAGTTATCAAGTGGCAGATCATGCCGAGGCGCACCGCTCCTCCACACCCTCTGGGGCGACCTTGTTCATTGTTGATTGA
- a CDS encoding threonine aldolase family protein has product MHHQFYNDYSETAHPACLAAIAHEPMRQEAGYGMDTISAQAAEAIRTICHAPEAAVHFLSGGTQANLTVISSMLRPFEAVISAHTGHIFANETGAIEATGHKVISMTVTQGKLTPADVRAVVAAHPWEHGVRPRVVYISQSTEIGTVYNLTELRALREVCTELNLYFFIDGARLGSALVSTEADWTLADIAALADVFYIGGTKNGALLGEAVVIVNTSLQTDFRYHLKQRGALLAKGRVIGSQFLALLSNGLFQALATHANQCALALQNGLLALGVEFESLSSTNQIFPILPNDAITALQARYGFHVWKKYDEGRQMIRLVTSWATPLDKVKDFIADARDALQHKEI; this is encoded by the coding sequence ATGCACCACCAGTTTTATAACGACTATTCTGAAACCGCCCATCCCGCTTGTTTAGCGGCGATTGCACATGAACCGATGCGACAAGAAGCAGGCTATGGCATGGACACCATCAGCGCACAAGCAGCCGAGGCCATTCGCACCATCTGCCACGCACCTGAAGCGGCGGTGCATTTCCTCAGCGGTGGCACGCAAGCCAATTTAACGGTGATTTCATCCATGCTGCGCCCTTTTGAAGCGGTGATTTCTGCACACACGGGGCATATTTTTGCCAATGAAACGGGTGCGATCGAAGCAACAGGACACAAGGTCATCTCCATGACTGTCACGCAAGGCAAGCTCACGCCAGCCGATGTGCGCGCAGTGGTGGCAGCGCATCCGTGGGAGCATGGCGTGCGCCCGCGCGTGGTGTATATTTCGCAATCCACCGAAATCGGTACGGTGTACAACCTGACCGAATTGCGTGCTTTGCGCGAGGTGTGCACTGAATTGAATTTGTATTTTTTCATTGACGGTGCACGTTTGGGCTCAGCCTTGGTGAGCACCGAAGCCGATTGGACACTGGCAGACATCGCGGCGCTTGCCGATGTGTTTTATATTGGCGGGACAAAAAATGGCGCTTTGCTCGGCGAAGCCGTGGTGATTGTGAACACAAGTTTACAAACTGATTTTCGCTATCACCTCAAGCAGCGCGGCGCCTTGCTCGCCAAAGGGCGTGTGATTGGCAGTCAATTTTTGGCGTTACTCAGCAATGGTTTATTCCAAGCACTCGCCACCCATGCCAACCAATGCGCCCTTGCGTTACAAAATGGCCTGCTGGCTTTGGGTGTTGAATTTGAAAGCCTCTCCAGCACCAACCAAATATTCCCCATTCTGCCGAATGACGCCATCACGGCATTGCAAGCGCGCTATGGTTTTCATGTGTGGAAAAAATACGATGAAGGCCGTCAAATGATTCGCCTCGTGACCTCGTGGGCGACACCGCTGGACAAGGTCAAAGATTTCATTGCCGATGCCCGTGACGCATTACAACACAAGGAAATATAA
- a CDS encoding PhzF family phenazine biosynthesis protein → MSKELHYAVVNVFAETSWGGNPLAIVPDADTLDSTTMQLIARQFNLSETVFICSPDQGSEHAARLRIFTPDHELPFAGHPTIGASSWLHQHLNLPDTFTLQTNAKTVTIRHNEGIYRLAISGYASQDCSFSNEHLADALHLHANDFAAPARWMNAGTWQLIVPLNSAAAVNRAQPNLAALLDPSVDAAHLNVYLCHVINNEVTSRYFFNMGQAVLEDPGTGGACCNLGAWAHESGQAPLSWHITQAASINRPNHLYLNVNAAGDIQVGGRVMPFATGQLVLP, encoded by the coding sequence ATGTCTAAAGAACTTCATTATGCGGTGGTCAATGTGTTCGCCGAAACCTCTTGGGGCGGCAATCCACTGGCGATTGTGCCCGATGCCGACACACTCGACAGCACCACCATGCAGTTGATCGCACGCCAATTCAATTTGTCCGAAACGGTGTTCATTTGCAGTCCAGACCAAGGCTCCGAACACGCCGCGCGCCTGCGCATTTTCACCCCCGACCATGAACTGCCGTTTGCAGGTCATCCGACCATCGGTGCATCATCGTGGCTGCATCAACATTTGAATTTACCCGACACATTCACCCTGCAAACCAACGCCAAAACGGTGACCATACGCCACAACGAAGGCATTTATCGGTTGGCCATCTCAGGCTACGCCTCACAAGACTGTTCTTTTTCAAACGAACATTTGGCCGATGCGCTTCATTTGCACGCAAATGATTTCGCCGCGCCAGCCCGCTGGATGAACGCAGGCACATGGCAATTGATCGTGCCGTTGAACAGTGCTGCCGCTGTGAATCGGGCTCAACCCAACCTCGCCGCCCTGCTTGATCCGAGCGTCGATGCCGCACACCTCAACGTCTATCTGTGCCACGTGATCAACAATGAAGTCACCTCGCGTTATTTTTTCAACATGGGTCAAGCGGTACTCGAAGACCCTGGCACAGGCGGGGCCTGCTGCAACCTCGGCGCATGGGCACACGAGTCAGGACAGGCTCCGTTGAGTTGGCACATCACCCAAGCCGCTTCGATCAATCGTCCCAACCATTTGTATTTAAATGTCAATGCGGCGGGTGATATTCAAGTCGGTGGGCGCGTCATGCCGTTTGCAACGGGGCAATTAGTGCTGCCCTAG
- a CDS encoding benzoate/H(+) symporter BenE family transporter — protein sequence MQNPQSNYLSLSQIKKDQSSTALAAALVAILAGYGGPLAIVIQAAQAGNLTEAQTTSMLWSLCFTFGLAGLLLSYLTRVPIITAWSTPGAVFLITALPTVPYAEAIAGFVVAGAVIFLIGISGAFDTVMNRIPKTIAAALLAGILFKFGINTFTTLGSDTALMLLMLFTYLIGKRFFARYAVLAVLITGCVYVFGFKGAAIPHVPLHLATPVWTTPEFTFKGIVNIGLPLALITLTGQQMTGIAVLRASGYNAMQAPAKPLISLTSFLSLITAPFGNFGINLAAITAAICTEKESHADPAKRYIAGLWCGIFSIFLGLIAGVLVTFFLGLPKILITVLAGLALLGAILNGLTNFSSNSHKPAEREAALVTFMTCASGVTLFDLGSAFWGIVLGCAAHFILTYTKKS from the coding sequence ATGCAAAATCCCCAATCCAACTACCTCAGTCTCTCTCAAATTAAAAAAGACCAATCCTCCACCGCTTTGGCTGCGGCATTGGTCGCCATTCTGGCAGGCTATGGTGGGCCTTTGGCCATTGTCATCCAAGCGGCACAAGCAGGTAACCTGACCGAGGCACAAACGACCTCCATGCTGTGGTCATTGTGTTTCACTTTCGGCTTGGCTGGCTTGCTCTTGAGTTATCTGACTCGCGTGCCCATCATCACCGCATGGTCCACGCCGGGTGCGGTATTCCTCATCACTGCATTACCCACAGTGCCCTATGCAGAAGCCATTGCTGGGTTTGTGGTGGCGGGTGCGGTGATCTTTTTGATCGGCATTTCAGGTGCTTTTGACACCGTGATGAACCGCATCCCCAAAACCATTGCGGCGGCTTTACTGGCAGGGATTTTGTTCAAATTTGGCATCAACACCTTCACCACACTGGGCTCAGACACTGCACTGATGCTGCTCATGCTGTTCACTTACTTGATTGGCAAACGTTTTTTTGCACGCTACGCCGTGCTCGCCGTGCTCATCACGGGCTGCGTCTATGTCTTTGGTTTTAAAGGTGCAGCCATCCCTCATGTGCCCCTGCATCTGGCCACCCCCGTATGGACAACGCCAGAATTCACATTCAAAGGCATCGTCAACATTGGCCTGCCACTCGCACTCATCACCCTCACGGGGCAACAGATGACAGGCATCGCCGTATTGCGTGCTTCAGGTTACAATGCCATGCAAGCCCCAGCCAAACCATTGATTTCATTGACCTCGTTCCTATCCCTTATCACCGCACCATTCGGCAACTTTGGCATCAACCTCGCCGCCATCACCGCCGCGATTTGCACTGAGAAAGAAAGTCACGCCGATCCAGCCAAGCGTTACATCGCAGGCTTATGGTGCGGCATTTTCAGCATATTCTTGGGGTTAATTGCAGGGGTGCTGGTGACATTTTTCTTGGGCTTGCCAAAAATTCTCATCACTGTACTCGCGGGTCTCGCCTTGCTCGGCGCGATTCTAAACGGATTGACCAATTTCAGTTCAAACAGCCACAAACCCGCCGAACGTGAAGCCGCTTTGGTGACATTCATGACATGCGCCTCGGGTGTGACGCTGTTTGATTTGGGCAGCGCATTTTGGGGCATTGTATTGGGCTGTGCGGCACATTTTATTTTGACTTACACAAAAAAATCATAA
- a CDS encoding peptidylprolyl isomerase — MKKLLMVALAVPTLAMAQVNLDKVVATVAGEPVTAQEVQEQISINVAVAAQEAEANGKKLNLTEAQKNDVKQSAFNEIISNRLMLNKAKNLNIGVSDNDATQALNNIAQSQNISVEQFKQNVIKQGGEKGWAALNRDLRMDLIKNALIKHEVEDKVKVSSDEVDAFLAERKLGKNNPIPKTKGVLASDIFVAGTDKKAKDKITAAKARLDANEAFDAVARSTSENPETAQNGGKVPFIAFDNSADPAITKAIEGLADGATSSIITTKNGLHIIKVEKKTEIEFGLDEQVKNAKAALMEQKMPEAYNTWLKNLMESGQSLVVIK; from the coding sequence TTGAAAAAATTATTAATGGTCGCTTTGGCCGTACCCACATTGGCCATGGCGCAGGTGAATTTAGACAAAGTGGTCGCAACGGTTGCAGGCGAACCCGTCACCGCCCAAGAAGTTCAAGAACAAATCAGCATCAATGTGGCGGTGGCCGCTCAAGAAGCAGAAGCCAATGGTAAAAAACTGAATTTGACCGAAGCACAAAAAAACGATGTCAAACAGAGTGCCTTCAATGAAATCATCAGCAATCGCTTGATGTTGAATAAAGCCAAAAACCTCAACATTGGCGTTTCCGACAATGACGCCACTCAAGCATTGAACAACATTGCGCAAAGCCAAAACATCAGCGTTGAGCAATTTAAACAAAATGTGATCAAACAAGGCGGCGAAAAAGGTTGGGCGGCATTGAACCGTGATTTGCGCATGGATTTAATTAAGAATGCCCTCATCAAACATGAAGTGGAAGACAAGGTCAAAGTCTCATCCGATGAAGTCGATGCTTTTTTAGCAGAGCGTAAATTGGGCAAAAACAATCCAATTCCGAAAACCAAAGGCGTTCTCGCCAGTGATATTTTTGTTGCAGGCACTGATAAAAAAGCCAAGGATAAAATCACCGCCGCCAAAGCACGTTTGGATGCCAATGAAGCATTTGACGCCGTTGCCCGCAGCACTTCAGAAAACCCAGAAACAGCGCAAAATGGCGGTAAAGTACCATTCATTGCATTCGACAACTCAGCCGACCCTGCAATCACGAAAGCAATTGAAGGCTTAGCCGATGGCGCAACCAGCAGCATCATCACAACAAAGAACGGTTTGCACATCATCAAAGTTGAAAAGAAAACTGAAATCGAATTTGGCTTGGATGAACAAGTAAAAAATGCCAAGGCCGCCTTAATGGAGCAAAAAATGCCCGAAGCGTATAACACATGGTTGAAAAACTTGATGGAATCGGGTCAATCCTTGGTTGTGATTAAATAA
- the pdxA gene encoding 4-hydroxythreonine-4-phosphate dehydrogenase PdxA — protein MDSNTPLPLALTTGEPAGIGAEVSLRAALQWQNQTPSLTPLVLMGDYDFLIATARNMALDVQFRHYDANAPFTHTQDATQIIQVAHVPLRAPATAGQLSTANAPHVLELLDTALNGIASQQFSGMVTAPVHKGIINDAGIAFTGHTEYLADKTQTDQVVMMLAGGGMRVALATTHVPLKLISDAITIPSLTRTLDILLHDLTVKFNIAQPRVLVTGLNPHAGEGGHMGMEEIDVITPVIQSFQQRGHDVRGPYPADTLFQPHYLNDADAVLAMYHDQGLPVLKYASFGHGVNITLGLPIIRTSVDHGTAIDLAGKNTADAGSMFAAIQCAHDMVHASHMNAAVNTQTNVSTRKI, from the coding sequence ATGGATTCCAATACCCCCCTTCCCCTCGCACTGACCACGGGTGAACCCGCAGGCATCGGTGCTGAAGTCAGTTTGCGCGCCGCATTGCAATGGCAAAACCAAACCCCGTCTTTAACCCCTCTTGTCCTTATGGGGGATTATGATTTTTTGATCGCCACTGCTCGCAACATGGCGCTTGATGTGCAATTTCGCCATTACGACGCCAATGCGCCGTTCACCCACACACAAGATGCGACCCAAATCATTCAAGTCGCTCATGTGCCCCTGCGTGCACCAGCAACCGCAGGTCAACTGAGTACAGCCAATGCACCCCATGTGCTTGAGCTGCTGGACACCGCATTGAATGGCATTGCCTCACAACAGTTTTCAGGCATGGTCACTGCCCCAGTCCATAAAGGCATCATCAATGATGCAGGCATCGCCTTCACAGGGCACACGGAATATCTGGCAGATAAAACCCAAACCGATCAAGTGGTGATGATGCTCGCCGGCGGTGGCATGCGCGTGGCTTTGGCAACCACCCATGTGCCGCTAAAACTCATTTCAGATGCGATCACCATCCCTTCGCTGACACGCACACTGGACATTTTGCTGCATGATTTAACAGTCAAATTCAACATCGCTCAACCACGGGTGCTGGTCACGGGTCTGAACCCGCACGCAGGTGAAGGCGGTCACATGGGCATGGAGGAAATCGACGTCATCACACCCGTGATTCAGTCGTTCCAGCAACGCGGCCATGATGTGCGCGGCCCTTATCCCGCCGACACACTGTTTCAACCCCATTACTTAAATGATGCCGATGCGGTGTTGGCGATGTACCACGACCAAGGCTTGCCGGTGCTCAAGTACGCCAGCTTCGGTCATGGCGTCAACATCACACTCGGTCTGCCCATCATTCGCACATCCGTCGATCATGGCACCGCCATTGATTTGGCTGGGAAAAACACCGCCGATGCCGGCAGCATGTTCGCCGCCATTCAATGCGCACATGACATGGTGCATGCCAGTCACATGAATGCCGCAGTGAACACCCAAACAAACGTTTCAACAAGGAAAATTTAA
- the rsmA gene encoding 16S rRNA (adenine(1518)-N(6)/adenine(1519)-N(6))-dimethyltransferase RsmA → MSAHIARKRFGQNFLHDHGVINDIIRAIAPKEGDCLIEIGPGLAALTEPLLEYIPHMHAVELDRDLVARLEKRFKPEQLTIHSTDALNFDFLSIPAGEKSLRKVVGNLPYNISSPLLFHLVTFAPHIDVQVFMLQKEVIERMVAAPKDKAYGRLSVMLQYRYEMEHLFDVPPHAFTPAPKVTSAIVRMYPKPISARHAKDEDHLSKLVAQAFSQRRKMLRNTLSGVVTVAQMHACDIKETARAEELSLEQFVNLSNHLINVSA, encoded by the coding sequence ATGTCTGCTCACATCGCCCGTAAACGCTTTGGTCAAAATTTTTTGCACGATCATGGCGTCATCAATGACATCATCCGCGCAATTGCCCCCAAAGAAGGCGACTGTTTAATTGAAATTGGCCCCGGCTTGGCGGCCTTGACCGAACCCCTATTGGAATACATCCCCCACATGCATGCGGTCGAACTGGATCGAGACCTTGTTGCCCGCTTGGAAAAACGTTTCAAGCCTGAACAGTTAACCATTCATAGCACCGATGCATTGAATTTTGATTTTCTCAGCATTCCAGCAGGTGAAAAATCCCTACGCAAAGTGGTGGGCAATTTACCGTACAACATCTCCAGTCCATTGCTGTTTCACCTCGTGACCTTTGCCCCACACATTGATGTGCAAGTGTTTATGCTGCAAAAAGAAGTCATCGAACGCATGGTCGCCGCACCAAAGGACAAAGCCTATGGCCGACTGTCGGTGATGTTGCAGTACCGCTATGAAATGGAACACCTCTTCGATGTGCCGCCGCATGCGTTTACACCTGCGCCCAAAGTCACCTCAGCCATCGTTCGCATGTACCCCAAACCCATCAGCGCCCGCCATGCAAAAGATGAAGACCATTTGTCCAAACTGGTCGCTCAAGCCTTCAGTCAGCGTCGAAAAATGTTGCGCAACACATTAAGCGGCGTGGTCACTGTGGCACAAATGCACGCCTGCGACATCAAAGAAACCGCCCGCGCAGAAGAACTGTCTTTGGAGCAATTTGTCAATTTATCCAATCATTTGATCAATGTTTCAGCATAA
- a CDS encoding heavy metal translocating P-type ATPase produces MTTAPNTPRLTDIHLRLGGVACVACTDLIERDLQQVDGIYSAQANYTLRRAFVQLDASKIAATDIIARIEKLGYHAFEEQTQDISATEKKQQRSELFRMLVAVLLLMQSMMFMYPFYVSSDMDMGSDVARLMKWANLVLTLPIIFYCATPIFKGAWAEIRMRQLGMDSPVALALIVAFIASVYATLTNIGHVYFDSITMFVGLLLSARYIQFRALNKASSYLNAVLQHKRMFAEKVIDFPINKNVQLTPADELAVNDVVFIASGETIPADATLIEGTTTCSQALLTGESQPIHKTVGDAVLAGATNIEQGIYTRITAARGASELDTIERLAQQSAMHKPALARAAERMARYFLYGLLAVCAIAAIYWALHDSSRIVPVVVSILIITCPCALALAVPTVLTAATSALAKHHVLVIQPQALENLAAVDVYAFDKTGTLTEDVQTLEHIELTDAARAIDFSTNDALQIAATLEAASRHPIALALRKGLQDLKLPERMSEVDAVELVVAQGVIGSVAGYAYRIGKPNFAAERELGVHEHPAQIEGKSVALLCSDGELLAWFILADRTRAHAADLIKALQKDQREVVLISGDKSDVVHPFASELHITQAFANATPADKLARVQAWQSNGKTVAMTGDGINDAPVLQQADVAIAMGHGSSLTQMQADLVVQSGDLNDVYAAHSIAKRARMLIHQNLAWALLYNLVAIPLAATDHVNPLIASIGMAFSSLIVVGNALRVLRPTPRL; encoded by the coding sequence ATGACCACTGCACCCAACACCCCACGCCTCACCGACATTCACCTGCGCTTAGGTGGTGTCGCCTGTGTCGCCTGCACCGACTTGATTGAACGCGACTTGCAACAGGTCGATGGCATTTACAGCGCGCAAGCCAACTACACCTTGCGCCGTGCTTTTGTTCAACTTGATGCCAGTAAAATTGCCGCCACCGACATCATTGCCCGCATCGAGAAACTCGGCTACCACGCTTTTGAGGAGCAAACCCAAGACATCAGCGCCACCGAGAAAAAACAACAACGCAGCGAATTGTTTCGCATGCTGGTCGCAGTGTTGTTGTTGATGCAAAGCATGATGTTCATGTACCCGTTCTACGTCTCATCCGACATGGACATGGGCTCCGACGTGGCTCGACTGATGAAATGGGCCAATCTGGTGCTCACTTTACCCATCATATTTTATTGTGCCACTCCTATTTTTAAAGGCGCATGGGCAGAAATCCGCATGCGCCAGCTGGGCATGGATTCACCCGTGGCACTCGCATTGATCGTTGCCTTCATTGCCAGTGTCTACGCCACCTTGACCAACATTGGCCACGTTTATTTCGACTCCATCACCATGTTTGTGGGCTTGTTGCTGAGCGCACGTTACATCCAGTTCCGCGCACTGAATAAAGCCTCCAGTTACCTCAACGCCGTGTTGCAACACAAGCGCATGTTTGCTGAAAAAGTCATTGATTTTCCGATCAATAAAAACGTACAACTCACACCCGCCGATGAGCTCGCAGTGAACGATGTCGTCTTCATCGCCAGCGGTGAAACCATTCCAGCCGATGCCACCTTGATCGAAGGCACAACCACGTGCTCACAAGCCTTACTCACAGGTGAGTCACAACCCATCCATAAAACAGTCGGTGATGCGGTGCTCGCAGGGGCAACCAACATCGAACAAGGCATTTATACTCGCATCACGGCAGCCCGTGGGGCCAGTGAACTCGACACCATTGAACGCCTCGCCCAACAATCGGCCATGCACAAACCCGCTCTGGCTCGTGCTGCTGAACGCATGGCTCGCTATTTTTTATATGGCTTATTGGCCGTATGCGCCATTGCTGCCATATATTGGGCGCTGCACGACAGCAGCCGCATCGTGCCCGTGGTCGTCTCAATTCTCATCATCACCTGCCCGTGTGCTTTGGCTTTGGCCGTCCCCACCGTTCTCACCGCAGCGACCAGCGCATTGGCCAAACACCACGTGCTTGTGATTCAACCTCAAGCCCTAGAAAACCTTGCCGCAGTGGACGTGTATGCCTTTGACAAAACAGGCACCCTCACTGAAGATGTGCAAACGTTGGAGCACATTGAACTGACCGACGCAGCCCGCGCCATTGATTTTTCCACAAACGACGCCTTACAAATTGCCGCCACACTCGAAGCCGCATCGCGCCACCCGATTGCCTTGGCCTTGCGCAAAGGACTGCAAGATCTAAAATTACCCGAACGCATGAGCGAAGTGGATGCTGTTGAACTGGTTGTTGCTCAAGGGGTCATCGGCAGTGTCGCAGGCTATGCTTACCGCATTGGCAAGCCCAATTTTGCCGCAGAACGCGAGCTCGGTGTACACGAACACCCTGCGCAAATAGAGGGTAAAAGTGTGGCATTACTGTGTTCAGACGGTGAACTGCTGGCATGGTTCATCTTGGCCGACCGCACGCGCGCGCATGCGGCTGATTTGATCAAGGCTTTACAAAAAGACCAGCGTGAAGTGGTGCTCATCAGCGGAGATAAAAGCGATGTGGTGCATCCTTTTGCCTCTGAGCTGCACATCACACAAGCCTTTGCCAATGCCACCCCAGCCGACAAATTGGCACGCGTTCAAGCGTGGCAAAGCAACGGCAAAACCGTCGCCATGACAGGCGATGGCATCAATGATGCCCCTGTTTTGCAACAAGCCGATGTTGCCATCGCCATGGGACACGGCAGCAGCCTCACGCAAATGCAAGCCGATCTTGTCGTTCAATCAGGCGACTTAAACGATGTATATGCAGCCCACAGCATCGCCAAACGTGCGCGTATGTTGATCCATCAAAACCTCGCATGGGCACTGCTGTATAATTTAGTTGCCATTCCACTGGCCGCCACCGACCACGTCAACCCATTGATTGCCAGCATCGGCATGGCATTCAGCTCCCTGATTGTGGTGGGCAATGCCTTGCGCGTGCTGCGCCCCACGCCCCGTTTGTAG
- the ccoS gene encoding cbb3-type cytochrome oxidase assembly protein CcoS: METLYLLIPLSVILVFLIIYGLWWAVHRDQFDKLDKHGQSIFDDNEDASHKR, from the coding sequence ATGGAAACCCTGTATTTGCTCATCCCACTGTCCGTCATTTTGGTTTTTCTCATCATTTACGGTCTGTGGTGGGCGGTTCACCGGGATCAATTCGACAAACTGGACAAACATGGACAATCCATTTTTGATGACAACGAAGACGCATCCCATAAACGTTAA